CGTCTCGATGGGCGGCGACGGCGCGATGCTCGACATCGGATTCCAGAACCTCTCGCGGCTGCTCGCGTCGGGCAAGCCGATCAAGGTGGTGGTGCTCGACACGCAGGTGTATTCCAACACCGGCGGACAGGCGTGCACCTCGGGCTATACCGGCCAGGTGGCCGACATGGCCGCCTACGGCAAGGCGCAGCACGGCAAGACCGAGACGCGCAAGGAGCTCGCGCTCCTGGCCATCGCGCACCGCGGCGCGTACGTGCACCAGTCGTCGCAGGCGTCGGCGTCGCACCTCGTGGCGGGCGTGCTCAAGGGATTGCACAAGCGCCGTCCGGCGGTGTTCAACATCTATACTCCGTGCCCGGTGGAGCACGGGCTGGCCGACGACTCGTCGCAGCACGCCGCGCGGCTGGCGCTGGAGAGTCGCGCCTTCCCCTTCCTGACGTACGACCCCGATGCCGGACCGACCTTCGCCGACTGTCTGAGTCTGGACGGCAATCCGTCGCCCGACGAGACCTGGCCCACGTACACGGTCAAGTATGTGGACGACGCGGGCGCCGAGCAGGCGGTGGACGTGCCGCTCACGATCGCCGACTGGGCGGCGACGGAAGCCCGGTTCAAGCAGCACTTCACCGAAGTGCCGTCGGAAGCGTGGAACGACGCGATGATGCCGTTCCATGAATTCGTGGCGCTGCCGGCCGACGAGCGCGACGGTCGCGCGCCGTACATCCTGGCCGTGGGCAAGGACCGCACGCTGCGGCGCCTGGGCGTGTCGGCGGAGATGGTGCAGCTGGCGCAGGAGCGCCTGCACTTCTGGTCGCAGCTCAAGCAGCTGGCCGGGCTCGAGATCTCGCCCGCCGTGCACGACGCGGTGGCGGCTGCGCTCGAGGTCGAGTTGGAACAGCGGATGTCGGCCGTGCGGGCCGAGTACGAGGCCAAGATCAACGACCTCAAGGCGAGCTATCCGTCGCAGATCGCGCGCCGGCTGGCCGAGGGATTGATGCGGCACGGCGGCGGTTTGGCGATCGCCGAACTGCTGGCGTCGCTGCCCGAGGTGGCGCACACGGGGAATGGGAACGGGAACGGCGCGGCGGCGGTTGCCGCTCAGGCGCCTGCTGCTGCGCCCGTCCCGGCGGCCGCGCCGGCTGCCGTTGCGGCTCCGGCGGTAGCACCGGCACCCGCGCCGGCCGCCGCTGCGGTGGCCGCGTCGGCCACTGCCGTGGCGGATGACGACGCGCTCGTCCTCGAGGCCTACATCGACTCGGCGCGGTGCACCAGCTGCAACGAGTGCACCAACCTGAACAAGAAGATGTTCGCGTACAACGCGGACAAGCAGGCATACGTGAAGGACGCGCACGCCGGCACGTACCAGCAGCTCGTGACCGCCGCCGAACGTTGCCCGGTGTCGATCATCCACCCGGGCACGCCGCTCAACCCCAAAGAAAAGGATCTGGAGAAATGGGTGAAGCGCGGCGCGAAGTTCAACTGAGCTGACGATGGCGATCTCGCTGGGGTTCCGGCACGGCGTCCATCCGCCGGAGGAGAAGGAGCTCACCAACCAGCTCCCGATCCGGCGGATGCCGTATCCCGATGAGCTGGTGCTGCCGCTGCGGCAGCATGCCGGCAAGCCGGCCAAGCTGTGCGTGAAGGTGGGCGATCACGTGGAGCGCGGCGACACGGTGGGCGAGGCCGACGGCTTCATGTCGGTGCCCATCCACGCCTCGGCGGCGGGGACGGTGGTGGACATCGACTGGTGGCCGCACCCCGACGGGTCGATGGCCGAAGCCGTGCGGATCAAGGTGGACCGGTACGCGCCGCACATTCCGCGGCCGCGGCTGGTTCCGCAGTGGGAGGGGCTCTCGACCGACGAAGTGGTGCGGGCCGTGCAGAACGCCGGCGTGGTGGGGCTGGGCGGCGCGGCATTCCCCACGCACGTGAAGCTGGCGCCTCCCAAGGACGCCCACGTGCACACGCTGATCATCAACGGCGCCGAGTGCGAGCCGTATCTCACCTCCGACCACCGCACGATGGTGGAGTACGCGCCGCGGGT
This sequence is a window from Gemmatimonadaceae bacterium. Protein-coding genes within it:
- a CDS encoding ferredoxin, which produces VSMGGDGAMLDIGFQNLSRLLASGKPIKVVVLDTQVYSNTGGQACTSGYTGQVADMAAYGKAQHGKTETRKELALLAIAHRGAYVHQSSQASASHLVAGVLKGLHKRRPAVFNIYTPCPVEHGLADDSSQHAARLALESRAFPFLTYDPDAGPTFADCLSLDGNPSPDETWPTYTVKYVDDAGAEQAVDVPLTIADWAATEARFKQHFTEVPSEAWNDAMMPFHEFVALPADERDGRAPYILAVGKDRTLRRLGVSAEMVQLAQERLHFWSQLKQLAGLEISPAVHDAVAAALEVELEQRMSAVRAEYEAKINDLKASYPSQIARRLAEGLMRHGGGLAIAELLASLPEVAHTGNGNGNGAAAVAAQAPAAAPVPAAAPAAVAAPAVAPAPAPAAAAVAASATAVADDDALVLEAYIDSARCTSCNECTNLNKKMFAYNADKQAYVKDAHAGTYQQLVTAAERCPVSIIHPGTPLNPKEKDLEKWVKRGAKFN